Proteins co-encoded in one Neofelis nebulosa isolate mNeoNeb1 chromosome 2, mNeoNeb1.pri, whole genome shotgun sequence genomic window:
- the KLHL30 gene encoding kelch-like protein 30 has product MVRNVDDLDFRVPSHAQDTLDGLQRLRSQPQLADLTLLVGGRELPCHRALLALSSPYFHAMFAGNFAESFSARVELRDVEPAVVGQLVDFVYTGRLTVTQGNVEALTRAAARLHFPAVQKVCGRYLQHQLDATNCLGICEFGEQQGLPGVAAKARAFLRENFEAVAQEDEFLQLPRDRLATCLAGELLQVQPDQSRLEALLRWARHDPQARAVHLPELLSLVRLDAVPRPRVQHLLATEPLIRGSEECRVALSQGHDEALPGLPQKLQEVLVVVGGRALEDEEGAEEATPHGRNFAFYNTKAKRWMVLPDFPDYHKWGFSLTALNNTVYVTGGSRGTKTDTWSTTQAWCFPLKEAAWKPVTPMLKARTNHASVALNGEIYAIGGTTLDVVEVESYDPYTDTWTPISPALKYVSNFSAAGCQGRLYLVGSSACKYNALALQCYNPVTDLWSVIASPFLPKYLSSPRCAALQGTLYLVGDNTKKVYMYDPGANLWQKVQSLHSLHENGALVPLGDTLYVTGGRWQGVDGDYHVEMEVYDRGRDAWTHHGALPRLWLYHGASTVFLDVSKWTQPFSPTQEH; this is encoded by the exons ATGGTGCGGAACGTGGACGACCTGGACTTCCGCGTGCCCTCGCACGCCCAGGACACGCTGGACGGCCTGCAGCGGCTGCGCTCCCAGCCCCAGCTGGCCGACCTCACGCTGCTGGTGGGTGGCCGGGAGCTGCCCTGCCACCGCGCCCTCCTGGCGCTGAGCAGCCCCTACTTCCACGCCATGTTCGCGGGCAACTTCGCCGAGAGTTTCTCGGCACGAGTGGAGCTGCGGGACGTGGAGCCCGCCGTGGTGGGGCAGCTGGTGGACTTCGTGTACACGGGCCGGCTGACCGTCACGCAGGGCAACGTGGAGGCGCTGACGCGCGCGGCCGCCCGCCTGCACTTCCCCGCCGTGCAGAAGGTCTGCGGCCGCTACCTGCAGCACCAGCTGGACGCCACCAACTGCCTGGGCATCTGCGAGTTCGGGGAGCAGCAGGGGCTGCCGGGCGTGGCCGCCAAGGCCCGGGCCTTCCTGCGGGAGAACTTCGAGGCCGTGGCCCAGGAGGACGAGTTCCTGCAGCTGCCCCGGGACCGGCTGGCCACCTGCCTGGCCGGCGAGCTGCTGCAGGTACAGCCGGACCAGAGCCGGCTGGAGGCCCTGCTGCGCTGGGCGCGTCACGACCCTCAGGCCCGGGCCGTCCACCTGCCCGAGCTGCTCAGCCTGGTGCGCCTGGACGCCGTGCCCAGGCCACGCGTGCAGCACCTGCTGGCCACGGAGCCGCTGATCCGGGGCTCGGAGGAGTGTCGGGTGGCCCTGTCGCAGGGTCACGACGAG GCGCTGCCGGGCCTCCCGCAGAAGCTGCAGGAGGTTCTGGTGGTTGTGGGCGGGCGGGCACTGGAGGATGAGGAGGGGGCCGAGGAAGCCACCCCTCACGGCAGGAACTTCGCCTTCTACAACACCAAGGCCA agAGGTGGATGGTGCTCCCAGACTTCCCCGACTACCACAAGTGGGGCTTCTCCCTGACGGCACTCAACAACACGGTCTATGTCACAG GTGGCTCCCGGGGCACCAAGACAGACACCTGGTCAACCACCCAGGCCTGGTGCTTTCCTCTGAAGGAGGCAGCCTGGAAGCCAGTGACACCCATGCTGAAGGCCCGCACGAACCACGCCAGTGTGGCGCTCAACGGGGAGATCTATGCCATCGGCG GGACCACTCTGGACGTGGTGGAGGTGGAGAGCTACGACCCCTACACAGACACCTGGACGCCCATCAGCCCGGCCCTCAAGTACGTCAGCAACTTCTCCGCGGCCGGCTGCCAGGGCAGGCTGTACCTGGTGGGCTCCAGCGCCTGCAAATATAACGCCCTGGCCCTGCAGTGTTACAACCCTGTCACAG ACTTGTGGAGCGTGATCGCCTCGCCCTTCCTCCCCAAGTACCTGTCCTCGCCCCGCTGCGCCGCACTGCAGGGGACTCTCTACCTGGTCGGTGACAACACCAAGAAGGTCTACATGTACGACCCCGGGGCCAACCTGTGGCAGAAG GTGCAGTCCCTGCACAGCCTGCACGAGAACGGTGCGTTGGTGCCGCTGGGTGACACGCTGTACGTGACGGGGGGCCGCTGGCAGGGCGTGGACGGCGACTACCACGTGGAGATGGAGGTCTACGACCGCGGGCGGGACGCCTGGACCCACCACGGCGCCCTGCCCCGCCTCTGGCTCTACCACGGGGCCTCCACCGTCTTCCTGGACGTGTCCAAGTGGACCCAGCCCTTCAGCCCCACCCAGGAGCACTGA